The Buchnera aphidicola (Cavariella theobaldi) DNA segment ATAAATGCATATTGAATTTTTCAATAGATGCTTTCTAAGAGATACATGCAAAATAACTGTGTTTAAACATTAAATAAAAGATAAATAAACATAATGAGGAAATTGAAAAATTAAAACCGCGCTAAAAAAGTAATATATTTTCAATTGCGCGATTTTAATATGTTAATTTTGTATACAATGATATTAAATATAGATTTTTTAAAAAATTTTTATATTGTGAAAAAAAATTAAACAATTTGTCTATAATATAAAATATACAAACGAAAAAATTTTTACAACTTGTAAATTGATCAAAAAAAAAAATATTTTTGAAAAAATAAACATTTATTTTTTTTTACTCATTTTATCAATATATGCCATTCCGAAGGCAGATAAGACAAAAGATAAGTGTATTACCACACACAATATAATTTTGTTATCTGATATTTTTTCTGCCTCCATAAAAAGACGTAATAAATGTACAGAGGAGATGGCTACAATCGAAGAAGCGACTTTATTTTTAATTGAATTCACATCCATAGTCCCCATCCACCCCAATCTTTTACCGTCATCTTGAATATCCATTCTAGAAATAAAATTTTCATAACCAGAAAACATCACCATCACTAAAAGCCCCCCCACTAAAGAAATATTAATTAACGACAAAACTACTAACACCAATCCCGATTCCGACATAGTTAAAATATCTGGAACAACAAAAACAATTTGTTGAAAAAATTTCAGTGTTAACAATATAAAACCGAACGACAAACTTACATATACCGGAAACATGAGCCAACGTGAAGCATATATGATTTTTTCAATAATGTTTATCATTTTGTATCCTATTTTTTACTCATATGATATAATACAATAAAAAGTGTAAAAATATTTTATATTAGCCCCTATTTTATATTTCAAATAATTATATTTTTTAAAATATAAACTCTTTTACTTAACATTTTAAAAGTACCATAATATGACATCTAGA contains these protein-coding regions:
- a CDS encoding TIGR00645 family protein, producing the protein MINIIEKIIYASRWLMFPVYVSLSFGFILLTLKFFQQIVFVVPDILTMSESGLVLVVLSLINISLVGGLLVMVMFSGYENFISRMDIQDDGKRLGWMGTMDVNSIKNKVASSIVAISSVHLLRLFMEAEKISDNKIILCVVIHLSFVLSAFGMAYIDKMSKKK